The following nucleotide sequence is from Pseudomonas sessilinigenes.
CCTGGTACAGGCGCCACCATTGGTCGCTCCCAGGCTCGCGCGCCGGGGATGGATCAGCAGGCAGGCTCAAGGTGGTACTGGGGGCTCGCTGTGGCCCGACGCTACAGGCGCCCAGGAAGATGCACAGGGCCAGCGCGGGCCCCCGGTAAATAGGCATGGAAGATACTCGATGAGACGATGGGCCTACTTTAGGAAGGCATCTGACGACCGTCTAACGAGAATCTCCTTTCTGTTATCGCAAAATGGTCATTATCCTTCGAGCACCCCGCTGCCCGTCTCAGCACGCTTTCACCATCGGCAATGCCAGGCTGTCGCCTGGCTGAACAACATTGCGCCAGACCAACCGGGCGTCGGCACCGTAGTTACAATTTGATACTTCCCCCCTCCCTACTTCCTGATCGATCGCCATGACCGAAGAATTCGAAGTGCCCAGCCCCCACGAAAAGCACCTGGAACACGTAAGCGAACATGCCCATGCCCGCAGCGATGGTTTCGCCAGCAAGATTGCGGTGATGACGGCGATCATGGCCACCATTGGCGCCCTGTTGAGCTACCAGGCCGGCTCCAGCGAGAGTCTGGCGGCGATGGACAAGAACAATGCAGCGATGAAGAAGACCGAGGCGGCCAACCAGTGGAACTACTACCAGGCCAAGTCCAGTCGGCAGAACCTGGCGGAGCTGGCGACTCATATTCCCGGAGTGGATGCCAAGCACTATGGCATCGAGGCCCAGCGCTACCAGAAGGAAAAGGAAGCGGTGCGCCTCAAGGCCGAAGCCCTGGAAGCCCAGGCCCAGGATTGGGATGAACAGTCCGAAGCCGCCTTGCACCAGCACCATCGCTGGGCCCAGGCGATGATGGCGATCCAGATCGCGATCTCGATGGCAGCCATCACCCTGCTGACCCGCAAGCAATGGCTGGCGCGCCTGGCCTATGGCACGGCCGGGGCCAGCGTGCTGCTGGGTTCGTTGGCCTGGTTGCATATCTAGCGGCGCGCCTGGAAATCCTCGAGGGCTGCCTGCGTTTGCCAATCCGCCCCCCAACCAACCCCGCCACGGGCCGGCGCAGGACCGGGCCGCTCCTGGCAATGGGCCAGCTCGCCCGGCGAACGGCTGCTACGCTCAGCGCGAGCCGGATCGTACCTGCCCGTGCTCCTGGCTCATGAACCTTTCCCCCTCAAACCACCAAGAACCTTGAGGAACGCATCATGGGATCAAATGGAAATGATCACGACTACATCCAGTGCGGATGCCACAACCCGGTCTGGGAAGCGCTGAAGCACAGCCTCGACCCGGCCCGCTACATGGCCGGGCTGCCCCGCGAAGCCCATGGCCCGCTGCAGGAGCCGGACGGCGCATCCATCGTCTTCACCAATGGCACCATCTATCCGCTGCGCGAGGGCAATATGGACGACCGGGTCGAGGCCCTGGGCATCCATGCCGGCGATGTGGTGGCCGTCGGCACCCTGGCCGAGGTCAAGGCGCGCATGCAGGACTTGAAGCTCACCTACACCACCCAGGACCTGGGCGGCAGGACACTGCTCCCCGGCCTGGTGGAACCCCACGCCCATATCGTGCAGAGCTGTGCCATGGATGGCTGGTTGAACCTGGGCGCCATCGTCAATGACGTGGATACCGACCCCGACAGCAAAACCTTCAACCACGACGAGCGGCAGAACCAGCGACTGCGTCCCGTCTATGACTGGAACTGGCTGAAGACCACCATCCAGGCCCAGCTCCCCAAGGACAACTCGACCTGGATCCTCGGGCACATGGTCGACCCGGCGCTGATGCCGTTCAAGGTGGTGCCCGGGGGCCAGAACCAGCTCATCACCCTGGGCTGCGGCTTCGACGAAGAAGTCGGCAACCTGGACAGCATCGACAAGCTGCACCCGATGCTGCTGGTCAGCGCCTCGATGCACACCGCCTACCTGAACAGCGCCGCCAGCGAACTGGTCACCAAGGCCGGGATCACGGTCACTAACGGCACGGTGCAGGAAGAGGATGTGCTCAAGGCGATCCTGGTCATTCCCCTCAAGCAGCAACTGGAGATGCTCAACATCTTCAAGCGCCTGGACCACTACTTCGCCACCGCCGCGCGGCGCGGTATCACCCTGTTGTACGACGCCATGATGGACCCCATCTCCAAGCTGCTGCTGGATGCCTATTTCCTCAACCATCCGCGGACCCTGCGCATCGGCTACGCCGCGGCCTGCAACGGCACGGCCAAGAGCATCGGCCAGCTACCGGCCTATCAGCCGGCCACCCGCGAACAGGCCAAGCGCATGTACCAGGGCTCGGTGAAACTGGTCTCGGACGGCTCCAACCAGGGGCTGACCGGTTACCAGACCGCCGATTACTGCTGCAATGCCGGTACCCGCCCCAAGGGCAACTTCAACTTCTGCGATGAGGGCGAGCAAGATCCGCAAGACCTCCCCGCCGCCTACCAGGACCTGGTCCAGGCCGTCGCCGCCAAGGGCTGGCCGCTGATGATCCACGCCAATGGCGACCGGGCCATCGACTTCACCCTGCAGGCCTACCAGAAAGCCTTCGAGCAGGGTGTGGGCCTGAACAAGCGCCACCGCATCGAACACTGCTCGCTGCTCAGCGAAGATCGCCTCAAGACCATGGTCAAGCTGGGGCTGTCGCCCAGTTTCCTGGTGGGGCATGTCGGCTACTGGGGCTACGCCTTCCAGCAGGCAATCTTCGAGAATCGCGCCGACACCATGCTCGACCTGTGCCAGATGGCCCTGGGCAAGGACCTGCGGATCTCCCTGCACAGCGATTGCACGGTCACGCCGCTGGGCCCGCTGCGCTCGATGGAGCAGGCGGTAACGCGCAAGATGGAAGGCCTGCGCCTCCCAGGACAGACGCCTTATGTGCGGGACCCGCAACAGTTACCGGTGCTCAACCCCGAAGAGTGCCTGACGCGTAAACAAGCGCTGAAAGCCATCACCTACGATGCCGCCTGGCAGTGCAATGCCGAAGCCTGGACCGGCTCCCTGGCTGAGCGCAACTTCGCCGACTTCGTGATCCTCGAGCAGGACCCGCTGGACGAAAACGTCCCAGCCACCAGCCTCCGCGACATCAAGGTGCATGAGACCTGGAAAGGCGGCCAGCGGGTGTACTCCAGCAGCGCCAGCTGACACCTCGGCAAGCCCTCTCCCGCAGCACCGGCGATGGTGTTGCGGGACACTCGGGCCGTTGCAGATGCCAACACTCAGGGAAAGGTAAAGGCTCGCGCCAGAGGGCGAGTGCCGTCCAGCCGCTCCCCTGGCAAACACACAGCCAGCGTCTGATCCGGTCAGCAGGCCCAGGCAGCGGCGTCGGCGAAGAAGGCCCGGGCGTTGTCTTCCAGGCTTTCCAGGTGATAACCACCCTCCTGGACGATCAGGCATGGCAGGCCCAGGCCGCGGATACGCTGGCCCAGGCTGGCGAAGCCGGCACGGGTTACCGCCACCTTGCTTTGCGGGTCCAGCTCGAAGATGTCGAAGCCCAGGGACAGCACCAGCACCTGGGCATCGAACGCCCGTACCGCGGCCAGGGCCTGCTCCAGCCGCGCGAGGAAATCCTCTTCGCTGGCACCGTGGGCCATGGGCAGGT
It contains:
- a CDS encoding DUF4337 domain-containing protein, which produces MTEEFEVPSPHEKHLEHVSEHAHARSDGFASKIAVMTAIMATIGALLSYQAGSSESLAAMDKNNAAMKKTEAANQWNYYQAKSSRQNLAELATHIPGVDAKHYGIEAQRYQKEKEAVRLKAEALEAQAQDWDEQSEAALHQHHRWAQAMMAIQIAISMAAITLLTRKQWLARLAYGTAGASVLLGSLAWLHI
- a CDS encoding amidohydrolase, which produces MGSNGNDHDYIQCGCHNPVWEALKHSLDPARYMAGLPREAHGPLQEPDGASIVFTNGTIYPLREGNMDDRVEALGIHAGDVVAVGTLAEVKARMQDLKLTYTTQDLGGRTLLPGLVEPHAHIVQSCAMDGWLNLGAIVNDVDTDPDSKTFNHDERQNQRLRPVYDWNWLKTTIQAQLPKDNSTWILGHMVDPALMPFKVVPGGQNQLITLGCGFDEEVGNLDSIDKLHPMLLVSASMHTAYLNSAASELVTKAGITVTNGTVQEEDVLKAILVIPLKQQLEMLNIFKRLDHYFATAARRGITLLYDAMMDPISKLLLDAYFLNHPRTLRIGYAAACNGTAKSIGQLPAYQPATREQAKRMYQGSVKLVSDGSNQGLTGYQTADYCCNAGTRPKGNFNFCDEGEQDPQDLPAAYQDLVQAVAAKGWPLMIHANGDRAIDFTLQAYQKAFEQGVGLNKRHRIEHCSLLSEDRLKTMVKLGLSPSFLVGHVGYWGYAFQQAIFENRADTMLDLCQMALGKDLRISLHSDCTVTPLGPLRSMEQAVTRKMEGLRLPGQTPYVRDPQQLPVLNPEECLTRKQALKAITYDAAWQCNAEAWTGSLAERNFADFVILEQDPLDENVPATSLRDIKVHETWKGGQRVYSSSAS